In the genome of Streptomyces racemochromogenes, one region contains:
- a CDS encoding TlpA family protein disulfide reductase, with translation MSLSRARSPRTSRRSTSGRAVLLTAITLASALTLSACGDSGSGGKPAGAAGGNYVTGPSGISTVAKADRVDAPKLDGETVEGKTLDTTTLKGKVVVLNVWGSWCPPCRAEAPYFAKVSKDLTDGGKDVAFVGINTRDNSKQNAAAFEQNFGITYPSLYDPDGKLMLRFPKGTLNAQSIPSTIVLDKQGKIAARTLVAVNEEQLRSMIDPLLAEQ, from the coding sequence ATGAGCCTTAGCCGCGCGCGTTCACCTCGAACCAGCCGCCGCTCGACCAGCGGCCGCGCCGTCCTGCTGACCGCGATCACCCTCGCGAGCGCCCTGACCCTGTCCGCGTGCGGCGATTCGGGCAGTGGCGGCAAGCCGGCCGGCGCCGCCGGCGGCAACTACGTGACCGGCCCCAGCGGCATCTCCACCGTCGCCAAGGCCGACCGCGTCGACGCGCCCAAGCTCGACGGGGAGACCGTCGAGGGCAAGACGCTCGACACCACCACCCTCAAGGGCAAGGTCGTCGTCCTCAACGTCTGGGGCTCCTGGTGCCCGCCCTGCCGCGCCGAGGCCCCGTACTTCGCGAAGGTCTCCAAGGACCTGACCGACGGCGGCAAGGACGTCGCGTTCGTCGGCATCAACACCCGCGACAACAGCAAGCAGAACGCCGCCGCCTTCGAGCAGAACTTCGGGATCACCTACCCGAGCCTCTACGACCCGGACGGCAAGCTGATGCTCCGCTTCCCCAAGGGCACGCTCAACGCGCAGTCCATCCCCTCGACGATCGTCCTCGACAAGCAGGGCAAGATCGCCGCCCGCACCCTCGTCGCGGTCAACGAGGAGCAGCTGCGCTCGATGATCGACCCGCTCCTCGCGGAGCAGTGA
- a CDS encoding PLD nuclease N-terminal domain-containing protein, whose amino-acid sequence MLRYLPFLLILALTIYAFIDCLNTPEEEVKHLPKTVWVLIILLFSIVGPVVWLFAGRKRSAAGGGGRARRQQWVAPDDNPEFLKSLREEQEKNRDKDGDTDKGKDKGTDKE is encoded by the coding sequence GTGCTGCGCTATCTGCCGTTCCTGCTGATCCTGGCGCTGACCATCTACGCCTTCATCGACTGCCTGAACACCCCGGAGGAGGAGGTCAAGCACCTGCCGAAGACGGTCTGGGTGCTGATCATCCTGCTGTTCTCGATCGTCGGCCCGGTGGTGTGGCTGTTCGCGGGCCGCAAGCGCTCCGCGGCCGGCGGCGGGGGCCGGGCGCGCCGGCAGCAGTGGGTGGCGCCCGACGACAACCCGGAGTTCCTGAAGTCCCTGCGCGAGGAGCAGGAGAAGAACAGGGACAAGGACGGCGACACGGACAAGGGCAAGGACAAGGGCACGGACAAGGAGTAG
- a CDS encoding SRPBCC domain-containing protein — MSPVSHATSEPRGPGRWTIRFEMHLPYGYAALWPALTTAEGLLGWLAAADVLERRLGGAVTLRWPNTGTSVSGQVTAWDTERVAEYTVSEHGRIRFHLEAVGTDSTVIRFLNERGGSPEERLDCLAGWHDHFERLESFLAGHPTDWGAWTDVRWAELRASYASFSRT, encoded by the coding sequence ATGTCTCCTGTGAGCCATGCCACCAGCGAGCCGCGCGGCCCCGGCCGCTGGACCATCCGCTTCGAGATGCACCTGCCGTACGGGTACGCCGCCCTGTGGCCCGCCCTGACCACGGCGGAGGGGCTGCTCGGCTGGCTGGCGGCGGCGGACGTGCTGGAACGCCGGCTCGGCGGGGCCGTCACCCTGCGCTGGCCCAACACCGGCACCTCCGTGTCCGGGCAGGTCACCGCCTGGGACACCGAGCGGGTCGCCGAGTACACGGTCTCCGAACACGGCCGGATCCGCTTCCACCTGGAGGCGGTCGGCACCGACTCGACGGTGATCCGCTTCCTGAACGAGCGCGGCGGCTCGCCGGAGGAGCGCCTGGACTGCCTGGCCGGCTGGCACGACCACTTCGAGCGGCTGGAGTCCTTCCTGGCCGGGCACCCCACGGACTGGGGGGCCTGGACCGACGTCCGCTGGGCGGAGCTGCGCGCCTCCTACGCGTCCTTCTCCAGGACGTAG
- a CDS encoding cytochrome c biogenesis CcdA family protein codes for MDPYLLPAAEAVTGVNTTVLNGALLLALPIALFAGLISFFSPCVLPLVPGYLSYVTGVSGADLAEARRGRMLAGASLFVLGFTAVFVSTGALFGQFGDVFQGENKELITRVMGGLVIVLGLFFMGAIPGLTMREFRFHKKPAAGLLGAPLLGVLFGVGWTPCMGPTLAAVQTLSIDQATAGRGALLTAVYCLGLGLPFILAALAFRKALGAFGWVKKHYAWVMRIGGGMLILTGVLLVTGMWTGIVNEMQSWTQTFTVGI; via the coding sequence GTGGACCCGTACCTCCTGCCGGCCGCCGAGGCGGTCACCGGCGTCAACACCACGGTCCTGAACGGCGCCCTGCTGCTGGCCCTGCCGATCGCCCTGTTCGCCGGGCTGATCTCCTTCTTCTCCCCGTGCGTGCTCCCGCTCGTGCCCGGCTACCTCTCCTACGTCACCGGCGTCAGCGGTGCCGACCTCGCCGAGGCCCGGCGCGGCCGGATGCTGGCCGGCGCGAGCCTGTTCGTCCTCGGCTTCACCGCCGTGTTCGTCTCGACGGGCGCCCTCTTCGGGCAGTTCGGCGACGTCTTCCAGGGCGAGAACAAGGAGCTCATCACCCGGGTGATGGGTGGCCTGGTGATCGTCCTCGGCCTCTTCTTCATGGGCGCCATCCCGGGCCTGACCATGCGGGAGTTCCGCTTCCACAAGAAGCCGGCGGCGGGCCTGCTCGGCGCGCCCCTGCTGGGCGTGCTCTTCGGCGTCGGCTGGACCCCCTGCATGGGCCCGACGCTCGCGGCCGTCCAGACGCTCTCCATCGACCAGGCCACCGCCGGGCGCGGCGCCCTTCTGACGGCCGTCTACTGCCTCGGCCTCGGCCTGCCCTTCATCCTGGCGGCACTCGCCTTCCGCAAGGCGCTCGGTGCTTTCGGCTGGGTGAAGAAGCACTATGCATGGGTGATGCGGATCGGCGGCGGCATGCTGATCCTGACCGGCGTGCTGCTCGTCACGGGGATGTGGACCGGCATCGTGAACGAGATGCAGAGCTGGACCCAAACCTTCACGGTGGGGATCTGA
- the ccsB gene encoding c-type cytochrome biogenesis protein CcsB — translation MTTLLAAATNESLADLSNKLVYASMAVYTLAFLAHITEWVFGSRSKVGRTAAALTASKAAAGAAPAVRVRQKGGGTAVLDKPEVVTRSASGSRDVPDGPGAAGGTEQGDLYGRIAVSLTVLGFLIEAGGVVSRAMSVQRAPWGNMYEFSVTFSTVAVGAYLLLLALKKNVRWLGLILVTTVLLDLGIATTWLYTDSDQLVPALHSYWLWIHVSTAIFCGAVFYIGAAGAVLYLFRDSYESHLEAGRTVGRFRSSVLERLPSAASLDKFSYRINAAVFPLWTFTIVAGAIWAGDAWGRYWGWDPKEVWSFVTWVAYACYLHARATAGWKGRKAAYLALFAFACWIWNYYGVNILLSGKHSYAGV, via the coding sequence ATGACGACGCTGCTCGCGGCGGCGACGAACGAGAGCCTCGCCGATCTCAGCAACAAGCTGGTGTACGCGTCGATGGCGGTCTACACGCTCGCCTTCCTCGCGCACATCACCGAGTGGGTCTTCGGCAGCCGCAGCAAGGTGGGCCGTACGGCCGCCGCGCTGACGGCGTCGAAGGCGGCGGCCGGAGCGGCTCCCGCCGTACGGGTGCGGCAGAAGGGCGGCGGCACGGCCGTCCTGGACAAGCCGGAGGTCGTCACCCGCTCCGCGTCGGGCAGCCGGGACGTCCCGGACGGCCCGGGCGCGGCCGGCGGCACCGAGCAGGGCGACCTGTACGGGCGGATCGCGGTCTCGCTGACCGTGCTCGGCTTCCTCATCGAGGCGGGCGGCGTGGTCTCCCGCGCGATGTCCGTGCAGCGGGCCCCCTGGGGCAACATGTACGAGTTCTCGGTGACCTTCTCCACGGTCGCGGTCGGCGCGTACCTGCTGCTCCTGGCGCTGAAGAAGAACGTCCGCTGGCTCGGCCTGATCCTGGTCACGACGGTCCTGCTGGACCTCGGCATCGCCACCACCTGGCTCTACACCGACAGTGACCAGCTGGTCCCGGCCCTGCACTCGTACTGGCTGTGGATCCACGTCTCCACCGCCATCTTCTGCGGCGCGGTCTTCTACATCGGCGCGGCCGGCGCGGTGCTCTACCTGTTCCGCGACAGCTACGAGAGCCACCTGGAGGCGGGCCGGACCGTCGGGCGGTTCCGCAGCTCGGTGCTCGAGCGCCTGCCCTCGGCGGCCTCGCTCGACAAGTTCTCCTACCGGATCAACGCGGCGGTCTTCCCGCTGTGGACGTTCACCATCGTCGCGGGCGCCATCTGGGCGGGCGACGCGTGGGGCCGCTACTGGGGCTGGGACCCCAAGGAGGTCTGGTCCTTCGTCACCTGGGTGGCGTACGCCTGCTACCTGCACGCGCGGGCCACGGCCGGCTGGAAGGGCCGCAAGGCCGCCTACCTGGCGCTCTTCGCCTTCGCCTGCTGGATCTGGAACTACTACGGCGTGAACATCCTGCTCAGCGGCAAGCACTCGTACGCGGGCGTCTGA
- the resB gene encoding cytochrome c biogenesis protein ResB — MSTTDKAPVEAPHEADAEAEADAAAGAQLSTAPAEESAAAPVGIGVLGWARWFWRQLTSMRVALILLFLLSLGSIPGSLVPQTQVDPMKVAEWKKTHEFWVPAAEKLQLFDVYSSVWFSAIYILLFVSLIGCIVPRTWQFVGQLTGRPPGAPRRLKRLPAYATWRTEASPEEVLADGKALLRKRGFRTESGADAVAAEKGYLREAGNLAFHIALIVMLVAFACGQLFKSEGGKLVLRGKGFANTLTQYDDFKSGSLFSSDDLPPFSFTLDRFDASYEKSGPQKGTPRDFKAYVTYSEGAHGEPKKAEIEVNRPLEIDGSKIFLLGHGYAPVISVTDPTGKVIYKDAVPMLPFDANLSSSGAVKVPDGYRNKNGDKEQLGFNAMFVPTFAGEGKGTMLSQFPALDFPVLALSAYHGSLGVDAGLPQNVYQLNTSKMQEFKNPEGQLFKQRLLPGETMTLPDGAGTVKFEGIERWATFSVTQQPANGLALAGALVAIGGLAASLFIQRRRIWVRAVKDEDGLTVVELAGLGRSESAKLPEELSVLCAALYERAPSPAQPAEAGNTEEEEGERA, encoded by the coding sequence ATGAGTACGACCGACAAGGCGCCCGTCGAGGCGCCCCACGAGGCCGACGCCGAGGCGGAAGCCGACGCCGCCGCCGGAGCGCAGCTCTCCACGGCCCCCGCCGAGGAGAGCGCGGCCGCCCCCGTCGGCATCGGGGTGCTCGGCTGGGCCCGCTGGTTCTGGCGCCAGCTCACCTCCATGCGCGTGGCGCTGATCCTGCTGTTCCTGCTCTCCCTCGGCTCCATCCCGGGCTCCCTCGTCCCCCAGACGCAGGTGGACCCGATGAAGGTCGCCGAGTGGAAGAAGACCCACGAGTTCTGGGTGCCGGCCGCCGAGAAGCTCCAGCTCTTCGACGTCTACAGCTCGGTGTGGTTCTCCGCGATCTACATCCTGCTGTTCGTGTCGCTGATCGGCTGCATCGTCCCGCGCACCTGGCAGTTCGTCGGCCAGCTCACCGGCCGCCCGCCGGGTGCGCCGCGCCGTCTGAAGCGGCTGCCGGCGTACGCGACGTGGCGTACGGAGGCCTCCCCGGAGGAGGTCCTCGCCGACGGGAAGGCGCTGCTGCGCAAGAGGGGCTTCCGTACGGAGTCCGGCGCCGACGCCGTCGCCGCCGAGAAGGGCTACCTCCGCGAGGCGGGGAACCTGGCCTTCCACATCGCCCTGATCGTGATGCTGGTGGCCTTCGCGTGCGGCCAGCTCTTCAAGTCCGAGGGCGGCAAGCTCGTCCTGCGCGGCAAGGGCTTCGCGAACACGCTCACCCAGTACGACGACTTCAAGTCCGGCAGCCTCTTCTCCTCCGACGACCTGCCGCCGTTCTCGTTCACCCTGGACAGGTTCGACGCGAGCTACGAGAAGAGCGGCCCGCAGAAGGGCACCCCGCGCGACTTCAAGGCGTACGTCACCTACAGCGAGGGCGCGCACGGGGAGCCGAAGAAGGCCGAGATCGAGGTCAACAGGCCGCTGGAGATCGACGGCTCCAAGATCTTCCTGCTGGGCCACGGCTACGCGCCGGTCATCTCGGTGACCGATCCCACCGGCAAGGTGATCTACAAGGACGCCGTGCCGATGCTGCCCTTCGACGCGAACCTGAGCTCCTCGGGCGCGGTCAAGGTCCCGGACGGCTACCGCAACAAGAACGGCGACAAGGAACAGCTCGGCTTCAACGCCATGTTCGTGCCGACCTTCGCCGGCGAGGGCAAGGGCACGATGCTCTCGCAGTTCCCGGCCCTGGACTTCCCCGTCCTCGCCCTCAGCGCCTACCACGGCAGCCTGGGCGTCGACGCGGGCCTGCCGCAGAACGTGTACCAGCTGAACACCTCCAAGATGCAGGAGTTCAAGAACCCGGAGGGGCAGCTGTTCAAGCAGCGGCTGCTGCCGGGCGAGACGATGACCCTGCCGGACGGCGCGGGCACCGTGAAGTTCGAGGGCATCGAGCGCTGGGCCACCTTCTCGGTCACCCAGCAGCCCGCCAACGGGCTGGCCCTGGCGGGCGCCCTCGTCGCCATCGGCGGTCTCGCCGCGTCCCTGTTCATCCAGCGCCGCCGGATCTGGGTCCGCGCGGTCAAGGACGAGGACGGCCTGACCGTCGTGGAGCTGGCGGGCCTGGGCCGCAGCGAGTCGGCGAAACTGCCGGAGGAGCTGTCGGTGCTCTGCGCCGCCCTGTACGAACGGGCGCCGAGCCCGGCGCAACCGGCCGAGGCCGGAAACACCGAGGAAGAAGAAGGGGAGCGCGCATGA